In Vibrio sp. JC009, a single window of DNA contains:
- a CDS encoding glycosyltransferase family 2 protein: MLSPKERFERNVIGQDLSCSVCLTYEQLTDIASEDYFPNSCLSKYKKILSNVLDELDSIKNTSSFKAYKKHLRNIYVQLNNSNIHLVNNIELYSCQVLDVLLSDVRAVNYLDSIYDLALVIGQEYYLANSLLDKGRDVLFNLEKHPSKLRTVSKLVTLIDDSYDTLLGYSEFIPSNYLLCFLFSAAKNKEDIKLWERKLNTITGETELDYLFEVIYRSPSKLGYLHDASKLLNLARISNKGNYLKVSFILQSLPISKEFNISSCTDTFIKILSLPEKEVKEFYWNIRRLEFDKGFTLKLTNELFKENKISLNELTRDKKILILKLCGNHLSEPHIREVLDSEPDAYNKVTLASLLGLNYYSRSLVRRINSKKEIYPNLIMGEVCEDNLEVYFEKLLEEFESFSSCQEVVKTGPLITVIITTYNPNVSLFILSIRSILSQIYKNIEIIIVDDCSKDEITSKLKIELSKLDFKGINYRLISNEKNIGQYRSRNKAIALSNGEYFAIQDDDDVSHPTRLYKQMSALNQGAIMSFAKHIRFNEDLSISIDDKKELTIFGDGPATLLCTTKYALQIGGFRDIRSRGDIDFRERMTQVFGARYIDLQEQPLYFMRASMSTISSVYEYFHGDKLNYYRDLMIKRPSAV; the protein is encoded by the coding sequence ATGCTCTCGCCTAAAGAACGATTTGAAAGAAATGTTATAGGTCAAGATTTATCTTGCAGCGTATGTTTAACTTATGAGCAGTTGACAGATATAGCTAGTGAAGATTATTTTCCAAATAGTTGTTTATCAAAATACAAAAAAATCTTATCTAATGTATTGGATGAACTTGATAGTATAAAAAACACATCAAGTTTTAAAGCATATAAAAAACATCTTCGTAATATTTACGTACAGCTTAATAATTCTAACATTCACCTTGTTAATAATATAGAACTATATTCATGCCAAGTTTTGGACGTTCTGTTATCAGACGTAAGAGCAGTAAATTATCTTGATTCGATATATGACTTAGCCCTAGTTATAGGTCAGGAGTACTATTTAGCAAACTCACTCCTGGATAAAGGAAGAGATGTACTATTTAATTTAGAAAAGCACCCATCAAAGTTAAGAACTGTTTCAAAACTTGTAACACTAATAGATGATAGTTACGATACACTTTTAGGTTATTCAGAGTTTATTCCTTCAAATTATCTTCTGTGTTTTTTATTTTCTGCTGCAAAAAATAAAGAAGATATAAAATTATGGGAGAGGAAATTAAATACTATAACAGGCGAGACGGAATTAGATTATTTATTTGAAGTCATATATCGATCTCCATCCAAATTAGGATACTTGCATGACGCTTCGAAATTATTAAATTTAGCCAGAATTTCGAATAAAGGAAACTATTTGAAAGTAAGTTTCATCTTGCAAAGTTTACCAATAAGCAAAGAATTTAATATTAGTTCATGTACCGATACTTTTATTAAAATACTATCTCTTCCAGAGAAAGAAGTTAAAGAATTTTATTGGAATATTCGAAGGCTTGAATTTGACAAAGGTTTTACACTAAAATTAACCAATGAATTATTTAAAGAAAATAAAATATCTCTAAATGAACTTACAAGAGACAAAAAAATACTAATTTTAAAGCTATGTGGTAATCACCTTTCTGAGCCTCATATTAGAGAAGTTCTTGATAGTGAACCTGATGCTTATAATAAAGTAACTTTAGCATCACTTTTGGGTTTAAATTATTACTCTAGATCTTTGGTAAGAAGAATTAATTCAAAAAAAGAAATCTACCCAAACTTAATTATGGGCGAGGTATGTGAAGATAATCTTGAAGTTTATTTTGAGAAACTTCTTGAAGAATTTGAGTCATTTTCTAGTTGTCAGGAAGTAGTGAAAACTGGCCCTCTTATAACGGTAATAATCACAACCTATAACCCTAATGTCTCGTTATTTATCTTATCAATCCGCTCTATTTTAAGTCAAATATATAAAAATATTGAAATAATTATTGTTGATGACTGCTCAAAAGATGAAATAACATCCAAGCTTAAAATTGAACTTAGTAAGTTAGATTTTAAAGGAATAAATTATCGGTTGATATCGAATGAAAAAAATATAGGACAATATCGTTCGAGAAATAAGGCCATTGCTTTATCAAATGGTGAATATTTTGCGATCCAGGACGATGATGACGTATCTCATCCGACAAGGCTTTATAAACAAATGTCAGCGTTAAACCAAGGGGCAATAATGTCATTTGCAAAGCATATAAGATTCAATGAAGATTTGAGTATATCAATAGATGACAAGAAAGAATTGACTATATTTGGAGATGGACCAGCTACTTTATTATGTACAACTAAATATGCGTTACAGATTGGTGGATTCAGGGATATCCGTAGTCGAGGCGATATAGATTTTCGAGAACGAATGACACAAGTTTTTGGAGCTAGATATATTGATTTACAAGAACAGCCACTCTATTTCATGCGTGCATCTATGTCAACTATTTCATCCGTTTATGAATATTTTCATGGCGATAAGTTAAATTACTATAGAGATTTAATGATTAAAAGGCCGAGCGCAGTATAA
- a CDS encoding DUF6444 domain-containing protein, with protein sequence MKKKKSKFAEAAPVASDIKEANALIEELWEQLRHYEDKLKTSCSNSSKPPSSDGPKERAERKKLKALVAAIREELNKATQGVNDNSRS encoded by the coding sequence ATGAAAAAGAAGAAATCCAAATTCGCAGAAGCGGCACCTGTTGCCTCTGATATCAAAGAAGCTAACGCACTCATCGAAGAGTTGTGGGAGCAACTACGTCACTATGAAGATAAATTGAAAACCAGTTGCTCCAATTCTTCAAAGCCTCCTTCTTCCGATGGTCCCAAAGAGCGAGCTGAACGAAAAAAGCTCAAAGCTCTGGTGGCCGCAATCCGAGAGGAGCTAAACAAGGCCACCCAGGGTGTCAACGACAACTCTCGAAGCTAA
- a CDS encoding glycosyltransferase family 2 protein translates to MQSSRKLFRLPLLFSSSQGALDCIHEGHITGWYISHNNDHKFKLFANGTFLGLYSCNSFRPDLINISDKELCGFRIPICPSLLINRRISFKLTDCLGKVVCKKTLIIENQNSTYNTNFDLKDYLYWARENSLTPYGLYNFSHKLIHTQKSFQKRLTTYNNELIKFSIIIPTYNRSKYIIDALNSVKQQTYSNYEVIIVDDGSDDNTKQAVKNFISDDSKFQYINYQPNRGVSIARNIGIKQASGDVIAFLDSDNTWDSSYLRTLSYFYDKYNWVDSYYTGMEIWISDAVNYFYKTGIMMRKFSYESLKISNYIDLNCFSYRSSKKYYFDQKLNRLVDWEYILRIARTNNIRLIPLSLVRYQIYENLIRITNSVEIKHNLDLIKTYIQDHQK, encoded by the coding sequence ATGCAAAGCTCTCGTAAGCTTTTTCGGTTGCCTTTATTATTTTCATCTTCGCAAGGAGCGCTGGATTGTATACATGAAGGGCACATAACTGGCTGGTATATATCACACAATAATGATCATAAATTTAAATTATTTGCTAATGGAACTTTTTTGGGGTTATATTCATGTAATTCTTTCCGTCCTGACTTAATAAATATATCTGATAAAGAGCTTTGTGGATTTAGGATACCAATTTGTCCTAGCCTGCTAATAAATCGTAGAATATCTTTTAAGCTAACCGATTGCTTAGGGAAAGTTGTTTGTAAAAAAACACTGATAATTGAGAACCAAAATTCCACTTATAATACAAATTTCGACTTGAAGGACTATTTATATTGGGCCAGAGAAAATAGTCTCACTCCTTATGGTCTTTATAATTTTAGTCATAAATTGATTCATACGCAAAAGAGTTTTCAAAAACGACTGACTACATATAATAATGAATTGATTAAGTTTTCAATAATTATCCCGACTTATAATCGTTCAAAATATATTATTGACGCTCTGAACTCTGTCAAGCAGCAAACGTACTCTAATTATGAAGTTATCATAGTTGATGATGGTAGCGATGATAATACTAAGCAAGCTGTGAAAAATTTTATCAGCGATGACTCTAAGTTTCAATATATCAACTATCAACCAAATAGAGGTGTGTCTATAGCAAGAAATATAGGTATTAAACAAGCATCAGGTGATGTGATTGCATTTTTGGATAGTGATAATACTTGGGATAGTTCATACTTAAGAACGTTATCATATTTTTATGATAAATATAACTGGGTGGATTCATATTATACAGGTATGGAGATTTGGATATCTGATGCAGTCAACTATTTTTATAAAACTGGCATAATGATGCGAAAATTTTCCTATGAGTCGTTGAAAATAAGCAATTATATTGACCTAAATTGTTTTAGTTATCGTAGTTCCAAAAAATACTATTTTGATCAAAAACTAAATAGATTAGTTGACTGGGAATATATCTTACGTATAGCTAGAACAAATAACATACGACTAATACCATTATCTTTGGTTAGATATCAAATTTATGAAAATCTTATTAGAATTACTAATTCGGTGGAAATAAAACATAACTTGGACTTAATAAAAACATACATTCAGGATCATCAAAAGTGA
- a CDS encoding IS66 family transposase, translated as MDCLPDSTCPCCGESEISVHDKPFYRHQVHEIPKPTVDITEYRLFSGQCRHCNEVVRAKKPENVSQGIMGPNLLSYIAVLAGQYHLGIRKIRSLLKEQLGTTFSVGAISEAQTKVASMLTPLHHAIQDSIQRAPLVHVDETSHPRNGEESLRWCWLVASEDLVYEKILFSRSAHSAKTVLGENYTGLVVTDQCPSYNWLKPEKHQLCWAHVKRNLQQIADYSGAGYTAFVGKRLTHIANMVFRTRHRFENAEIQYEQYIRRMNRLRKSFDHWLQKGSGIVVQRYKGRCEKLQSHRQSLWLFLTDTSIPLTNNEAERRIRGCVIQRKISYGTTSDAGDKFRGRMHSLVETCNKRGMSTLSSLTEIVQAVTLRQPYPNVFGL; from the coding sequence ATCGATTGTTTGCCTGACTCAACTTGTCCGTGCTGCGGTGAATCAGAGATCTCAGTTCACGATAAGCCGTTTTATCGACACCAGGTGCACGAGATACCAAAGCCAACTGTCGATATCACTGAGTACCGATTATTTTCGGGCCAGTGCCGCCATTGCAATGAGGTCGTTAGAGCAAAGAAACCCGAGAATGTATCCCAAGGTATCATGGGGCCCAACCTGCTCAGCTATATCGCTGTGTTAGCTGGGCAATATCATTTAGGTATCCGCAAGATCCGTTCGCTGTTAAAAGAGCAACTTGGAACAACATTCTCAGTTGGGGCCATCAGCGAAGCACAGACCAAAGTCGCTTCAATGCTGACTCCGTTACACCACGCAATCCAAGATAGTATCCAAAGAGCGCCACTGGTTCATGTTGATGAAACTTCTCACCCTCGCAATGGAGAAGAAAGTTTACGCTGGTGCTGGCTTGTTGCCAGTGAAGACCTTGTCTACGAAAAGATCTTGTTCTCTCGCTCAGCTCATTCAGCGAAAACTGTGTTAGGTGAGAACTATACCGGTCTGGTTGTCACCGACCAATGTCCAAGCTATAACTGGTTGAAGCCAGAAAAACACCAATTATGTTGGGCTCATGTAAAGCGAAATCTGCAGCAAATCGCCGATTATAGCGGTGCTGGTTATACTGCTTTTGTAGGAAAACGCCTGACGCATATCGCCAATATGGTTTTTAGAACACGTCACCGTTTTGAAAATGCGGAAATCCAGTACGAACAGTATATCCGGCGCATGAACCGGCTTCGAAAATCGTTTGACCACTGGCTTCAAAAAGGCAGCGGAATAGTAGTACAACGTTACAAAGGCCGATGTGAAAAACTACAATCTCATCGACAAAGCTTATGGCTGTTCTTGACCGATACCTCCATACCACTAACCAATAACGAAGCGGAGCGGCGGATACGAGGTTGCGTCATCCAACGAAAAATCAGCTATGGCACGACATCTGATGCAGGTGACAAGTTCAGAGGCCGTATGCATTCACTCGTTGAGACCTGCAATAAGCGAGGAATGTCTACCTTGTCGTCTCTAACCGAAATCGTGCAGGCCGTTACCCTTCGGCAACCTTACCCTAACGTATTTGGCCTGTGA
- a CDS encoding methyltransferase domain-containing protein: MEKKDNPVFTNSINYWEQRYANGRTSGAGSYNKLASFKAQVINSFVEEKGINTILEFGCGDGNQLSFAKYPKYVGLDVSQTAIELCKKRFQDDLNKTFYLVEHYTNETAELALSLDVIYHLVEDCVYDDYMRKLFNASENYVIIYSSNFDSGDGEWAEHVRHRHFSTWVDDNAPNWKLISYIKNKYPYTGSHKTGTLADFYIYKRTNLISTRQ; encoded by the coding sequence ATGGAAAAAAAAGATAATCCGGTTTTTACTAACTCGATAAATTATTGGGAACAAAGGTATGCAAACGGGCGAACCTCAGGAGCCGGCTCCTACAACAAGTTAGCATCATTCAAAGCTCAGGTTATTAATAGCTTTGTTGAAGAAAAAGGAATTAATACTATTTTAGAGTTTGGCTGTGGTGATGGAAATCAATTATCGTTTGCCAAATATCCTAAGTATGTAGGACTTGACGTTAGTCAAACCGCAATAGAATTGTGTAAAAAACGATTCCAAGATGATCTTAACAAAACTTTTTATTTGGTAGAACATTACACGAATGAAACAGCAGAACTGGCATTATCGTTAGATGTTATTTATCATTTGGTCGAGGATTGTGTATATGATGACTATATGAGAAAATTGTTTAATGCTTCGGAAAACTATGTGATTATATATTCCAGTAACTTCGATAGCGGTGACGGGGAGTGGGCCGAACATGTTAGACATAGACACTTCTCAACCTGGGTTGATGATAATGCTCCGAATTGGAAGCTAATTTCATATATCAAGAATAAGTATCCTTATACAGGTAGCCATAAAACGGGGACTTTAGCTGATTTTTATATATATAAACGTACTAACCTAATATCTACACGTCAATAA